The stretch of DNA AACCACCACCACACTGTTGCTAAAAAATGTACTGCAGGCTGCAGGATATGCAGTCGTTAACAATGACTCTGGGTCAAACTTAAGTCGAGGTGTGCTGACTACGCTTTTGCAAGACTTGCGTCAAGGTGATCGTACGGTCTTACTTCTGGAGGTAGACGAGGCGAGTATGCCTGTCGTAGTAGATGCCGTGCAGCCGACTCATATTGTTGTGATGAATCTATTCCGCGATCAGCTCGATCGCTATGGGGAAGTAACGACAACCCAACAGATAATTAAGCATGCACTTGATAAAGCTCCAGATGCAAAGCTCATTCTAAACGCTGATGATCCGTGGGTGGCTATGCTCGGTCGAGATAAGAGTTCGCATTTCTTTGGATTGAGTGTTGCACGAAATCTCACGTTACCTCATGACTTCGCGGCCGACATCCCTGTGGCGTCATCCGGTGCGGGTTTTAGTTATTCTCGACGTTACTTTGGGCACTTAGGGCATTACGCGGCAAACGATGGTAGCTTCCGAAGGCCTAAGCCAGAAGTGCAGGTATTGAATTATGTAGTTGAAAATAATCATTTGCAGCGCCTTAGGTTAACGTTGTCAAATAAGCAACATTCTATAAATACACATCTTAGGGGTATATATAATGCCTACAATATATCTGCTGTAATGCTTACATCAATGATTTTAAAAATTAATCTCGCTACCGCAATTAAGGCGATTGAGCATACTGCACCTGCATTTGGCAGGCAAGAGAAAGTGGCCGTTCAAGGGGTGGAGTATGACTTTCAGCTCATCAAGAACCCAATCGGGTTTAACCAGGTAATACAAGAGTTTTGTATGGATCCACGGGATAACAGACCGATTGTATTTGCTATTAATGATAATTTTGCTGATGGTAGAGATGTATCTTGGTTATGGGATGTTGCAATAGAGGATATACAGACAGGCGGACCATGCATAACCTCTGGCATTAGGGCGTATGATATGGCGTTACGTTTGCAGTACGCAGGGATAGAGTGCGAGGTTATACCAGATATCCGGCAAGCCCTACACCGAGCCGCGACTATAGCCTCGGTGCCAGGTGTGCGCATATTGCCGACCTATACGGCGCTCTTAGAGATTAGGAAGCAGTTTGCATTAAAGCTGGAGCATGCGTCATGAAGCCACTACAAAAAGTCCATATTATTTATCTCTTTCCTCGAGAGATGAATACGTATGGTGATCGCGGGAATGTCCTATGTCTACAGAAGCGCCTTGAATGGAGGGGCATAAAGGTAGAGGTGATAGAATTCCATCCTGGAGATCGCGTACCAAAACATTCTGATCTGATATT from bacterium encodes:
- a CDS encoding DUF1727 domain-containing protein; this encodes MKLRGDVSEKAGRIIDWSMSLIGRRSTALPGYVAERIDPKVLYKILQKRRFSERIIVTGTNGKTTTTLLLKNVLQAAGYAVVNNDSGSNLSRGVLTTLLQDLRQGDRTVLLLEVDEASMPVVVDAVQPTHIVVMNLFRDQLDRYGEVTTTQQIIKHALDKAPDAKLILNADDPWVAMLGRDKSSHFFGLSVARNLTLPHDFAADIPVASSGAGFSYSRRYFGHLGHYAANDGSFRRPKPEVQVLNYVVENNHLQRLRLTLSNKQHSINTHLRGIYNAYNISAVMLTSMILKINLATAIKAIEHTAPAFGRQEKVAVQGVEYDFQLIKNPIGFNQVIQEFCMDPRDNRPIVFAINDNFADGRDVSWLWDVAIEDIQTGGPCITSGIRAYDMALRLQYAGIECEVIPDIRQALHRAATIASVPGVRILPTYTALLEIRKQFALKLEHAS